The sequence CAATTACACACTTTTTATATCACTTACTTCTACTTTAACACTTAACTGAAAGTTTTCTTtgatcacatttttttttttatccacaaCTAAGGTAAGATACTCAGTatccgatcagggaactagtacccggtcactcatatatttgaatatctatatttaatcaaatttagtGAATATAGATACACAAATCCATGGAGTGATTGagtactaggtcttttactTTACAAATTTTCTGTTGCACTGGTTTTGAACCActgattcaaatatttattttatacttttctacacaaaaattatttttatacccaGTAATTGCTCGTTACCTATTCTAGCCtatttttaagtttcaaaTATAGTCAAAGCGATTGTAAATACACTGCCGAGCGCGCTTAGAGCTCTAGCTTCTTTATTGTCTCTAACaaatacaattataattatttattattttttaaatcgcaGACTTAACTCGCGACTAAATTGcacgatttattaaaattaaaaaaaaaattacactttcatttcttaaaatttaaatgcatttttaaaagaacTTGCTATttgtacatttatttttagtttaaaaaaatctttctttcgcggtttttttattattatctatttgcgcttacattattttttactttagcATTATCATGTCTTCAGAGCTTTTACGCCTCGTATTGTATTTATAGACCGCAAAAAATTCAGTCTTTTCTATTGTTACACatcttttttacaatttatacacagaaaaaaaagttatattgagtcaagaaaatatttttgaagacaaaCGTTTTCAGGAATCAAGTaaagattttcttgagccaagagaaTTATTTTGACCAGAGAAAATTTTCGCTTTATCCgagaaaattaaagttttcaaaaatattttctttaatcaagaatatttactttcagtcgagaatttttttttctgtgtatttatatctataaCCCTATTAAcactattatatattataagaaaattaatttttacaatacctactcatataaaatatacttttaacccttacaaaacaaaattacttgtgcaccattaaataattaaaaagtacaATTGAAAAGactgtcaaaatatttaaaaaaaaattatttgcaaacCCTACAGCTACAAATGTTAAACTTCTTCCTTAGCATACGTTACATTTTCATTTACAACTGTTTCATATAAACgatgaattattatattttaaactttcgtagtattaaatttatcaacagtGAAATAGAAAGTGTAACATGTGTGTTTAAACTTTAATTCACGCTACTTATACATCTACATAATATACTTCTTtgtatgagtatatatatataaatttagcGTAATAGCGTGAATGAGGTTTTGTGAATAATTTCAAGCTTGCGCCGGTGATGCATGTTGTGCTTTTTCGAGCCCAAGGTGACGGTGCAACCGACGTCATCCTGTCGACGACTATCAAGACATTGAtgtcttaaaatatatatatatatatatatcattacttaatatataaagtaacGGACTACACGGTGATTTTGTCcgcaatatataataaattattttgtcatcCAACCGCGTCAACTTTGCCGGCAGAATACAAGCACTTTctttatactttataatagattatgcTTTATATACACGagctaaatttaaataattttgagtacCGAATACATCatactgttatttttattttaaattcaatatattttaaatcacgtgagtttattcaaatcaaataattttataagttattgatgcaattcaatttataataaatattatagtggaaaattatgaaaagaaatttaaataaaaatatagagatCAAGATTCGTATATATAATCGGCTTTAAAGCTTTTCGCACCTTGTCCGCAGCTTCCGATTGAATTACATTCCGATAGACATTTTATTTCGCTGCACACGTCGTTTGCATTTATgcgttttgtaataaaaaattttgctgcttttattattttattttatttcatttattattattactattataattatacatacaacattattatcattaattatatttgttgagttatttatttcttctcttaattattattttgtttgataATTCGCAAACTCTCgctttattttagtttaattattatttcattttaattatttatttaacattgtCACAGCTTTTATCGTACACAGTTTcgcgctttttttaaaaataatttggttGAACGTAATTGGtcagtaaaaaaagtaaatatttaaatagctcAAAGAAATATCAGCTTCGCACACtcgtttttcattttttaaaaatgaacggcgtgatcaattttaaaaaaaactattgaacaaaaatagtaattaattataaatttactaggCTTATCTAGGAACAAAGCTAAGACGACTATTTGTTACGTAATCTCATGTATCAAGTGCTAGATtcaatgtaaattttacagttaATCCAACAACAACGTTAACTTCATTTCTTGGGAACGTCTTCGCAAGCTGCGTCATCGGCACAACTTGTATGCACTAGCACCCACTGCTCCTTTCCCGGTTccaaagaacaaaaaataacatacaaacaaaacaaaaaaaaaagtatttaagcACGAAGATTAATCGTGTTTGCTACGTCCTCGAAAATAGTTGAAACCTATCCTGTCTTTGTTGCAGATGGAATCAAAGTCCTTTGGATCATTCTACTACGAGAATTTTGTAAGTGAAGATTCAAAAATACACAACATTGATTATTGACTGTATAATCCGCGCTACGaccatcatatatttataatgatcaaaataaagtcaaattattattttttttcttgtcgaTGCAACCGGtgacattcatttttatgcgaaaaaattattttttttattttttactcgacttttaaatttaatgccttattttatttcaacacgtggattgtttttttttttttttaatttaaaaactaacatcaacaaatgaaaaaaagaagcAGTATAATGGTTTGTATATGAGCAAATATAAATAGCGAGCGCAGTGATCCTGCGGGGAATCACGCCTATGTGTTTTAACACAAGTATAAACAAGCcgagattataaataaataaaaaaatataatatttaaaaggtATAAGAAAGGAAAAACAAGTTAATCAACAGACATTTACCACTGATTTCAGGCCTTTCCGGGAATGGTACCGTACAAGCGTCCCGCGGGTGACAAATCCGGGATGCCAGTGTATCAAGCAACTGGCGCGACGACCTATCAACAATTAATGCAGTTGCCGCAGCCCTTCGTGCCTGTGTCATGTGAGTACGCTGGAACACCACCCCTTCCCCAACCACCCTCTAATCAGTCAATCGCGAGTACGCAAAACTCAATACCGTCCTCCCAACAAGCGTCATCCTCGAGTAACGCCGAAACAAACGGTGTCCTCGTAGATCCCAACAATCCTCCTCCACCCCCGCCAAGCGTAGGTGTTGGCGGCGGTGGAGGTGGAGGAGGAGGTGGCGTAGGCAGCAACGATGGCAATAGTAAACAAATATCATCCTCAAATCATGATAACGAAAATAATACACGGAACTCTCCCGAATTGAATCACACAAGCACACCGCAAGTGAGCCAACTGGCAGCAGTGCATTCCGCatcaacagcagcaacaataAACCACCCAATGACCTCATTAACTGGACTCTCATCAATGCCCAGCATGACTAATCTAACGTCAATGGCAAATATGGTGTCTATGGCCAACATAAATTCTATTCAAGCGTCAATCGCAAATATGCAACATCAGCAACATCAAGCTAATTCAATGGCTAATTACACAATGGCCAACATGGCTCACCTTAATGTTCTTAATTCACTTGGTATGAATCCCACAAGCTTCGCAGCTATGGATCCAGCCACTCTGGCTAAAGAAGTCGCACAAAAAAACTACGCtaaagcaattaaattttcacagGCGACACAGCAGTACGGTATTAATCCTCTTAATGCATTGAATTACACCGGTGTTGCATTGAACAAACAGGCATTGTCGATGAGTCAATCTGGAgccgctgctgctgctgcagTACACGCTGCTGCTGCTAACAATGCCGCTGCTGCTGCCGCTGCGTCACGGCAAATGCTTCCACATGGGCTAGCTCATCATGGTATACCGGGTACCGCAACTCTTGCCTCAAATCTTCCAGCCAGTTTGCTACACTATCCCAGACCGACTGCTGCTAGTATAAATCCTTACTCACTTATGAGACAGCATCCAATTTTACCTACGCCTTACATGCAAGCCTCATTGTCTGGTGTACCAAGTGCTGCCGCAGGACTCCAGCAGCACACCAATCCCTACCTACAAAACCCTTACGCCCTTTTACCAGGCATGGCCGTCCATGGCATGCACGCCGTTAATCCCGGTTTATCTGGTGTCCCTCAATTGCAAGCTGGTAACCCGGCTACCATTGCAGCACAGCCACAAGTCGCCATACCCGTCAGCTCTGGCGTTATTATGCAGCCTTATAAGAAAATGAAAactacataaataaataaattcaaatacttttattgCATACagacttaaataataatacataactattattattattaattttattaatgttattattaaatcgcTGAGCATTCTGTTCATTCAAATAGATCTCTAGtaagttttttctttaaactttttattataattataacttatctatctatctatttgtttgtttgtttgtttgcttatttcaattaaatggagatttaatgataatgattgCAAGCGACTGATAATCGATTTAACTGACcgattaaaaaatgtttcaaaattaaaatagtttcaTTTTCTAGTCAGACATTGTCAGTGAACAgtgccttattgattattcgaTGCCAcggattataataatatatataatcttatttaCGCCACTGATTAATATGCatcatacacacatatataagactactatatatttaaaataattatttttcttgttgttaattcatttattaactaaattatattcattttatatttttaaagactGCCTgtcactttttaaatatatatttatatttcttttaaaatgttttcattaagttacatatttatcttttaattattatctttattttattttactttttttttcaatatggTTGTTTGTTacatttactatttaaaaaaaaaaaaattagtgttttattaaactatcaaaattatttttaaacatttttatcactttgataattaaaattaatactattaatgttattgaagttattattattattggtttAAATGATCATTGTCAATATTTTACGGGACAAAAATGCATcgatcattaattataattaataaaaaataactgttttatgttaacataaattttcgatatattttttttttcttattaattacgTTCTCATTAGATTTTATGAGAGTGAATGTATCAGACgttagacaaatttataatgattaataaattgagtaaataattaataaaataaaattttaaaaaatgtgcattaaaaaaatttttaaattaatgagtgcattttttataaatattatttttttaattatttaccctatttatttataaatttaaatgtctgatgtctgctaaaTTCACACTcgttagattttttatatttcatataatatataatcatgttTTAAATGTATGCAACTTGTCCAAAGACACAAGTGTCAACTTgctgtcaaaatttatttttaaaaattctatttgtttttattatatgataactattattattattattattatatttaaataagttataatatttaaataattatattcgtTGACattttaatacatatttaggtttaattttatttataaacacacaatattcgataaaaaaaatttgggagAGTTCCGTAATAAAGTCGTCATCATTGCGgtacaaaataaatagtacGCATTAAatggattttaaataaagataaataaagtttacaaagtgatgaatttattataaatttataaataaaaagtaaatttaaaaaatgccaGAGTTACCGCCTGCTGCaaagataaaaagaaaaaaacgtttaatgaatttaatcgtcttttaaataaacaagcATTGTATATGAACCGTCGTAACGATAATattaacgtttaaaaaaaaagtaaataagaatgcattaaaaaaaatcgtagaggaacgaaagaaagaaataaaaataaataaataaaaaggaaatGGTGAATTAATGTATTGTATTTTTGTGAGTACATGTATTTCTTCAAGGGTAACTAAATAAAAGAAGAATATTAGAACGAAAGTTAACGAGTGTGATATGAATAAAACTAAAGTATAATAATGAGTGcaagtaaatattatactaaaaaagcAGGCGTATggatcttgaaaaaaaaaaaacaaattaaaaaaaaaagatgcaGGATAATATAAAATCAACAAATGTCGCGTTTTTTCAATACGCTTGTACATATCTGTGCTCGAATGCATAgatatctatttaaaaaaaaaaataatatatatatatatatatatatatatatatatatatatatataaaagaatgataatattaatatttaaaactatactTGCCAGTGATTTGAATACTTTTCGaattgatatataaatatatactatacaaatatatataactgacAAGAGAGTGATATAAAGAATTCtatatacttgtatatatatatatgatatacgATTCTTTGCATAAGtgaaaatcataatataataatgtacatttatatattattatacttaaaaattaatataatcagGTACAGAATaatccgtaaaaaaaaataattatgatagatTATAATAATCTCAATCATGGATAGAATTTTCCAGTCTATGTATTGAGATATATTAAAGGCGTACTGTACGTaggagaaaataaatatattagttagcattgtataatgataaattaggTCCTAAGACggtcggaaaaaattttaaatacaaatcaaAGTCCTCAGAGATTAATTATTCcaagagtttaaatttaaaaaaattgattaatttttttttttttagtcaatttaattatttccttcgaataatgataataataacagagaaggtaaattaaaaattaaagttttatgaaagaagtaaaaaaaaatgaactcgCACATTCTTGATTCTCTGAGTTCTTTGATCCTTTACAAGATTAAAAATGGCTCCTGAGAATACGGCGGTCTACGCACACTTGcacaaaataattgaattaaatagagaaaaactatataaaataagtaatagaatgaaatagtaataactatttaaaaaaaaaaaattaatgtggaGAAAACAACGTACACTATTTCTAACCGGACTTTGTTATTTACTCACGCGCcgcgaaataaataaaagcctAAAAATAACGCCGGATGTCTTCCAGTTTGAAGAGcggttaatatttaaaaccgcatagatttattttttttatttagtctgTTGTAACAATTAGTCAGATcgaagattttttataaatattcagataaaaaagatttaacaaattaaacgatatttaataattaattaattaattttaaaaataaacaagggaaccatttttattcttaacaaGGAATATATATTCACTAGGGCCGTCCATTGTGATAGTATagtttgtataaatatatattattattattgcccTAAGCAcacaaaattactaattaaaaaattattaataattataaattaattaaaatgaagtaacaaaaagaagaaaaaaaaaggttttaaaaactatatgacgataaaatgtatgtgtagtgaaaaaaatttttcgatggataaaaaaaaggccTATTGCTGCGCCAAAGCCAATataaaacgataaataaatttattcactatcgtacttaaaaattcaaaagatttagtaataaagtaaaatttttaaaaaataaatatgattattattacaattagcTTGCAAATCGGTAATGTAGGATTCATttggatatttaaattaatatataaattagtgaatactaaaatatataattagtttaaaaaaaaaaaaaatattaataataataattaaataaaattataagatcAACGAGCTGTTGGCTGGTACGAATTGATGAAGCCCAAGgcctgataaaattttactagttTAATTAGTCATGAATTcatgcaattttaaaatttaaaatttataaattaacaagaaaaaaaaattattttattttagtcaaggaaaataaaaatttaccattGATATTTTGgcttagataattttttaatagtaatgttattttttattattattattattatttatattattatttttattaatattattattattattattgttttaatgtGTGTTATTGCTAATCAAGAGTTTTTATGTCGTTGAGAATgaaattaattcaagttttaaaatttaaaaatataaatttataaattagctTTAAGGTCTTGGGCGCTAATTCGGTTAAATTCAGCGGAAGTGCCTTCCTTTGCACTTATAATCCACTGCGCACCGTCATAGGAACACCATAAGATCTAGAATGAGTGGAAAAagaaagattttaaataaaaaaaaaaaaaaaaaattaattaataattacaaagtacactacttattatataaaatatgcctaatattattattatatattaaatttatatacatattaaaaaaaaaaaatatatatatatatacaaatacttGCGCAATATTATTGTTGCATATAAGTTGCGTGCaacgaaaaataaacatactttattaaaatacataaaataatgaagaaaaatatatatagatagaaaATACTGGAgttttgattaatatttaacaaaaaaattcaaatattattacataagatatcattttatgatataataacaattattacaTATACAGGTACTACTTATTATTGTATACTGTACCGTTTCTAATTCTTCATGTAAATTATTGGATAAACACTTACTACACACATTCAcgcatataaatatatatgtatagtaccTATTTATCGAATACACTATTTGCGTATGACCCCGGGAATGCAAATGCAAAGTTTCACGCGTTCGTCGTGTTTAAATAATTCGCGCATAGagtatatattaataacatacatatatacatatatatatgtcagaCTGTATTTTAATCAAGTGTAATATGTTAATGACATAATTAGTCGTGTATGAGagtcatatttaatattttaacatacaaTATTTATCGTGGCTAAATGCAACacgtatttaaaataaaaattttatttaaatatgtataattattttaaaatcgagAAAATCGAATGCGTTTTTTTGCGCATGCACACTCGTGGGGTTTCGTCAGGATTCAGCcagtaattgtaataataatgctTGAGAAAATGcatgaaattatttgtttttattaatgctTATTCTTATTTCATTATCTTTATCTATTCAAcgacaacaaaaacaaaaaaaaaatgcaaaaaaaaatttacccgTCAAGCTAAATATTTCtgtaatgtttatttttattattattattattatactcgTATAATCAATACTGCGTCTTTTGCTAATAGCCTTTTATATAACCTTGTCGCTTCCTGCttcctcaaaaaaaaaaaaatcctttttttttttttaaacaaaatagataataataagaCTTTGTTGCTTGAATTGATAccctgtgaaaaaaaaattgtccaaTCTAATGATCAAAAGTTCCGTACCCTTTGAGATGtacaaattgtaaatttaaatggcaAATGAAAAagatctttttttatataagttgataaaaaaaaaatcaatcaatgtatgaatatttattaaaataaatcaatttggACATCGTTTATTGTAAACTCAAGCACAAAGTCTCTTTTTAATTCTATAGTTAATATTAGTtgctttaaatatatacatttataaatatataaacatatatttataaatgtattatatatatcacgAGTACCACCGACAAAAGctcaagtttaaatttatcagaacCTTTGAGTTCGCTAGTGATTGTGTGCTAAAGTACCCCTTGCACCACTATTCTCCTGTCTCTGGTTCCTTTCCAAGGCTTTTCAGCGCTTTAGATGCGAAACTTCATGGTACGAGGGATGAAAATCAGACACAAGAAAATCAAAGACGTTCaatggattattttatttcaattttttaaaataataacgatatatatatatataacaatccctgtatattattaatatacaagagcttaaaaaaaaaataattatatgattttattattaattgatgtatGCATTCGgcgtaattatatattattatactattatattaacaaaaaaaatacatttattaatggTAATATCGGTGGTAcagataaaaatttccttttcCTTCTTAACtggcttataaaattattattctgctgtagaaaatataaaatgcaCGATTTACGCCACGTGcatcatttatatttgtaaaaccTATATTAATGCTTCAGCCgtctcatatatataaatatgacgCATCATTATTTGCACtagttgaatatttatattacacatacatataaatgaaaaaaaaagaattaaaagtgaaaagtaaagaaaatagccaagtaaatttattcaatgacGTCAAAACAATTATCattggaaaaagaaaaaatatttttatatttctaataGAGGAGAGGTaccatttttggacatttaatactttattttaattaatgagaaagtgtaaaaaaatctttatcacAGTTACACtgtgataaaagtatctttgtacgcatttaaaaaattaattataccaTTGCGtctttaacaaattattttatttgaattatacaAGTGTCCAAAACTAGCTTTACAGTGGCCAAAAACGGTACTTCTaccctataaaaaaaaaagtacaataaaatagatatatgtgtatgtgtgttttGTCGCAGTTTATTAGCAATCACTTGAAagatatatcatatatatatgcacacTATTTCTTTTCTTGGACAcactaaaaaagtaaaaagctCTGCATAGCAAGTAAGTTGTTGCAGCTTTGCCGCATCCAGGCTTTAAAAGATACATCGGACGCTGACTGGACAAACAGAAGTTGTGATTCCATCCGGAATCCTTGTAGATCGCTCTATGCTACTTTCAAAATATCCAAGTGAGCGAGTACCGAGTGAAATAGCTACTTTTTAGCGTGAATATATTGCTACTGTTTTCatgtctttattttatttaaatactttttttttctcctaaatattttatttttctcctcCATTTTCTTAACAAATACAAGAATgcatatatcaaatttatattatttttacttttatttaaaaattagtgcaTGTGCAATACATAAACGTTTtgcaaattatattatttcaacaCACGCAACataacatttacttttatttcttcataataattatacttacgatcattattgttatattaatcTTTGCGTTTgcaagttattaattattaatgccgttaatttaagtttaatattctaattttttaatttgcacATGTTTGCATAACAgctaacatattttattttgttaacatactttattcaatatatatacattatatatatttgtaaagcTGATGTGCAagcaatcaaatttaaatatcaatcatcttaatgcaatttttaatttaattaagttgtaatatttattatttttaatttatttatttattttagtgctGCATGTAACTCAAATCCGTTCATGATCTCTCTTTGAACTTTCTGTTTCATGCTTGCCCTCGCCTGGATTCGCCGCACGTCTTTGAACTGAACCAACActtcctaaaaaaatatattttttaaaattacactgGAATGCTCTCAAACCCTCGCCTATCCTGACATGCTCCTGTCCGATTTAAACATATCCGCTCCTCATTGACATCACCCAATCCGTAAACTAT comes from Microplitis demolitor isolate Queensland-Clemson2020A chromosome 8, iyMicDemo2.1a, whole genome shotgun sequence and encodes:
- the LOC103573241 gene encoding uncharacterized protein LOC103573241 isoform X6 → MAMVNMNNLLNGKDSRWLQLEVCREFQRNKCTRPDTECKFAHPPANVEVQNGRVTACYDSIKGRCNREKPPCKYFHPPQHLKDQLLINGRNHLALKNALMQQMGLSPGQGLVPGQVPTVATNPYLTGMPQVNNTYTPYFTPSPIMPAIMGPADPTGVGSPLGVVQQTVAMPQKMPRTDRLEAFPGMVPYKRPAGDKSGMPVYQATGATTYQQLMQLPQPFVPVSCEYAGTPPLPQPPSNQSIASTQNSIPSSQQASSSSNAETNGVLVDPNNPPPPPPSVGVGGGGGGGGGGVGSNDGNSKQISSSNHDNENNTRNSPELNHTSTPQVSQLAAVHSASTAATINHPMTSLTGLSSMPSMTNLTSMANMVSMANINSIQASIANMQHQQHQANSMANYTMANMAHLNVLNSLGMNPTSFAAMDPATLAKEVAQKNYAKAIKFSQATQQYGINPLNALNYTGVALNKQALSMSQSGAAAAAAVHAAAANNAAAAAAASRQMLPHGLAHHGIPGTATLASNLPASLLHYPRPTAASINPYSLMRQHPILPTPYMQASLSGVPSAAAGLQQHTNPYLQNPYALLPGMAVHGMHAVNPGLSGVPQLQAGNPATIAAQPQVAIPVSSGVIMQPYKKMKTT